In Pan troglodytes isolate AG18354 chromosome 20, NHGRI_mPanTro3-v2.0_pri, whole genome shotgun sequence, the genomic window GGATCTCCCTTCACTCCCCAGGACCCTGACTGCTCCCTCTAGACCAGCACCGACCAGCAGAGtcttctgtgatgatggaaactTTCTACATCTACTGTCCAGCATGAGTCACACATAGCTATTGATATTTAAATTTATCCAAAGTTGAATGGCATGAGAAGCCGGCTGCACCGTGTGCACCTCCAGGACTCAGTGACCCCACGTGCCTGATGCCATCCCTACTGGACGGTGCAGATACAGCGCGTTTCCTGGGCGTGAAGCTGTGGTAGACATCGCTAATCTCTGCCCTCTGCGGATCTAGGCAGAGACCAACCACCCgcaagaagaggaagggagaccTTCCCTCCCTGACCTCCTTCTGGGTTCCCACCAGAGTGCAAGAATCCCCGTGTCTGATTTTATCTGCCCTCGCGGCAACCCTCTGACGGGGATGTAACCCGCCCTCCTGTGGGAAGAATCCAAGTCCCGATGTGCTCCTGTTTCCTGAAGCCCTGCAGCTAGCGGGCGAGTGTGTGCGGCACCGCCCAGGCTCCCTGCGCAGCGCATTGCAGGCCCGCCCGTCATCTCCTCCAACCTTCACCCTCCTCTGCACAGTGCACGCCACTACCCAATTTCCAGGTGGCTAAATGGGGTCCTGAGGGGCTCCCCCAAACCCAGGGTCCGAGCCAAGCGTCCCTCTTCCAGGAACTGCggtccctcccctcccccggGACTGAGGCAGCATCTTCAATATCCTTCAAGAAAGACAGACATTCTCTCTTGGAGTGTCCTTCCCTCCTGCCTCGTCCACGGTCCAACGTCCAGGACACCACCCGTTATTCTACACCATGACTTCCTGGGCTTGGTCTTCATAACATTTGCCaccatttaaaattacatatgtattatatatgtgaaatagtatactttttatattatttatagttaTACGTATCATGTATTAtgcaaatgtataatatataactatattttaattatgtaatcTTGACACACATAAAATTTAATGTATGTTAATTGTATATGATTTATAACTTATATGTTGCATATATTcactataatatataatgtataatttatattaggtataaacctataattaaatataaaatattttttctattatagttatacataatatatacataatagataatatatttacattaatacctatatttatttattaactataACACTTGAaatttattatactatatattgtaaatatatctttcatataatatacattatagtCATATGTAGTGATACACTAAcatgttttattatataattatcttccttatatacataatatatgatgtaaacatatataatataatttaaattataggTCTGAAATTCTAcattgcaaatcatatatttttatctgtatatgcatgtatgGGAATCAGTGCATTTCTATTGCTCATTCTATTTCTCCCCATTGAAGTTCACAAGACGGGAGGCCATTTCTCCTCATTCATGGTGCATCAAACCCAGAGacttcagtgcctggcacagtccCTGTGAGGacaaaatatttcttcagtatTAATAGGAGCATCCCTCCTTTGGGGTTTTCTAATCAGCACTGATGTCAGCGCCGTGTGTACCCGAACTCAAGTCTGCCCTAAAGGATTCTACCAGGACAGCTCTTCTATTGCCTCTGTTTCACATGAGGAATTTGGGACACAGGAGGTTTGGATGAGTCACCGTCAGGCATAGAGCCAGGAGGTGGCAGAACCACCGGGATTTGAACCATGAACCCAGCAATCTGGCTGCAGGAGGGTCTGTCCTCGTGACCTTTATATGTCACTGCATGAaggtgagagaagagagagggaaggagaagaagagagggagagaaacagaggCAAGATATTCCCGCAGACAGAAGGCTAATAAAAACCAGACACTGGACTTGAACCAGGTCTGCGGGACTCAGGAGCATGTCCCGCTGTGCCCTGGCAGCCCAGGAGCCTCTGAGGGGGTCCGGATGGAGCACGGCATcgctcctcccacctccccatgTGGCTTCAGCCCCTGGTCCCACCTGCCTGAGCTCACAGCCCGAGCCTCACAGGCAGGCACTGGGTCTAGGTCCAAGGACGACTACTCTGGTGATAGAAACCCAGGTAGGGAAGGGTCCGCGGATGGCTTATGACCCCGTGTCCTCCCCTGGGAGGTTCTGGTCACAGATCACAGGGGGAGATGGACCACTTGAGACCCAGGGACTTGGGGCCGCTTCTCTCCCATCACAGAGTCCAGGGCAGAGCCAGGTGGAAGGGAAGCCTCATGGCTTCATCCTGGTCACCGTTCACAGCTACGTCCCCTCCCTGTGGCGCCCTCCTCCTCTTAAGGGACCTTACTCCACCGTTCAGGCCTCCCCCGGAGACCACAGAGCCAACAGGAGCAGCCCCGTCCCTGTCCGGGTGTCCCAGGTTGGAAGGTGAGTTCTAAGTCCCTCCATCAGGTGCAGAGCGGGGTGAATGGTGAGGCCACGCCCACAAGGGGGCAGCGTGGAGCTCGGGCGAGCCCGGAAGTCTGGGGTGGGGATGCCCGGGTGGGTGGCCCCTGCCCCTTCATAGCCTTGTGCCGTTAAGCAAGAAACTTTAATTTATGTTTTGCATATTAGAGAGGAGGAGGAGTTAGAGGATCAGACTAGTACCTCCCCCACTAAGTGGCGCTTGCATTAAGTGCTTTCCACAGTTCCTGGCATGGAACAAGGTTGCAATCACGGTACCATTGTTGCTATGGTCTCTATGAGCATTAGCGACGTCCCAGAGCTTGGTGGGTGTCGGTCCCTTCCCGTGGCCTCCCTAGACCTTGACTCCAAGCCCAGGGAAGAGGGCTGGACCCGGAACAGCATCCGCAGCACAGATCCCCCTGTAATCCCCTCCAGCTGAGGACCCTGCTACTGACCAGCTGAGGAGCCGGGCTCTGTGTCGGGGGAGTCCGGGCCTCCAGAGGTTTCTGTAAACAGGGGCAGGAGAAGGATTTAGAACCCGTCCCAACCAACCTGCCCTCCTCCACCCTGAGCCCCCATCCAAAGACCGCATGGCCATCACGCAATCCCAGACAACGTCTCGAGACTCCTGAGAAAACGGGGCAGGGGACAAGAGGCTGGGGAGAGCCCCGCTGCTTGCCCCATTCTCCCTGGGGCTGGTCACTCCCTCTGCTCCTCCCACCACAAGCTCTTCTTGACCTCAGGGGACCTTTGAGGTCCTGGGGGGACTTGAAGGTGGATTGGAGCCTCTCCAGTGGACTTTGACTCCAGGACATCTCGGGCTGAGCACACACAGGGGTGCATGTGGTCACATACCAAAGGTTTTCCCAAAGCACTGTCCCACCCTGGTCAGGGGCCATCCCTGGACCCTGTGTTCTGCCCAGTGGGAGATGAACCACACCAGGAGGAGCACATTGCCTGGGGCAGGTTCTGGCTCAGTGGAAAGGAATAAGCGGGACCATCCATCCCGTGTGAAAAGACACTCATCCTCTTGTAGGGGGTTTGCCCCCTAATCTCTGGGAACCCACTCCCCACCCAGCCAAGCAGAGCCAGCTCTGAGCCCACCAGATGCTGGAGCTGAGTGTCCAGGCCATCCGTGGCGTCCAGAGGAGAACAGGGCTCCAGGGACCTAAGCAGGTGTGAGGCAGAGGGGAGGTGTGTGCAgacagagagggggaggggagggcttgGCGGTCAGGAGGAGGGCAAGGTTGGCCACAGAGGACAGCAGCTGGGACAGGGTCCAGGGACCTGGGGACAAGCTCGAGGGTCGAGCTGAGACTGGGGCAGGGCCCAGGTGACGTCCTCACCTTTCACCAGCAGCTCCAGGTAGTCACTCTGCTCAGACCATTTAGGGGGCTTATAATAGATGCAGCGATAAAGCCCGGCATTTCCTTCACTTACTGAGTCAATGCGGAATCTGGCCTCTGACTCAGATGGACTAGCTTGAGACACATCTTCAGTATCATTGTATGTGGATCTACTCTCCCTCTCCAGGCGGAATGTTTGAACCCCAACCGGGCCCCGGCACACGAAAGTCACATGGCTCCCCTGGGGgatcacagtgcctggctcagccGAGATGGAGGGTCTGGGCAGGGCCCCTAAGAGGGAAGCAGAGAAGGATCTCAGCGTCCACTGTAGGAAGTCACCATGCCACACATGTCATTTTAGCATCACAATTCAGGGATTTTAGCAATTTTATAGAGTTATGCAGCCATGACCACAGCCCAACCTTAGAACATTCCCACACCTCCTGCACCTTCTACGTGCATGTGATTCTCATCACTGCAGAGTTTTTTCCCAGTTGACAGTGAGGACCCTGAGACTTGCTCACAACTTGGGCCTTGCTCAGGGTCACGTGGGAAGTGTCGGAGCAGGCTGGGGCCCTTCATGCCTGCTGCAGAGCCCAGGGCCACTTTCCAGAGGGACAGAGTGTGGGAGGGAGGCACAGGATGGGGATGACAGGGTCATTCGTGAAGGACAAGGGACAGGGAAGCGAGGGCTCTGGAGATGGCTTGTGCTGGGGCCTGAAGGGCACTGGCCGGTCCCCGGGTGGGACTGAGTGTGGGATGGGGGTTGCCAGGCTCCTTTGAGGGTCTGGTGGGGTGAGGGTGAAGCCCCCAGCCCTGATATGCTCACAGCAGATGCCCAGCCCGTGACAGGTCCCCATTGCTAATGCAGATCTCTGTGGAGACACCACCTCTGGGTTTTCCTCTATAGTTTCTACTTTCTTCTCAgcctaatttgcatttccttcttATTAAGGCTCTTGAAAAACCCCATTTATCTCAACTGGGCTtggggtggaggaggaagggcGGGTTTGACGCCCTGAAACAGGAAGGTTGTGTCAAAATTAGCAAAATCCCTGAGCGGGGCAGAGAGCTGGCAGGGCTTCAATTCACTCGTCCCGTCTTCATTCATTCCTTATTATTGACAGATTAAAACTGCatgtatttaaggtgtacaacatgatgttttgatacaggtatacactgtggaatcgctgagtcaagctaattaatataacCTTACTTTGCGTAGTTAATtgttgtggtgagaacatttaaaatctgccCTCTTAGCGATTTTCAAGCGTAGGATACATTGTGATTAACTCTAGTCATTATGTTGCACAATCCTGAACTTACTCTCCCTGTCTAGACGAAATTTTCTATcctttgaccagcatctcccCAAACCcacccatttgttcatttttctttcttttaaccaTATCTCAGTTACTTATCAATCTGTTTAAAGACGTTTTTCATGGGCTGCTAATTCCCCAAATGTGAGAAACACACACAGGATGCCTGCCCTTTGGAGGTGGACTTCCAGAAGGGAGGACCGGTATTGATCAAAGAATTGTCCAAATCTGCAGCTGCGAactgacagagtcttgctctgtcacccaggatggagtgcagtggcatgatctcagctcactgcaacctccgcctcccaggttcaagcaattcttctgcctcagcctcctgagtagctgggattacaggtgcactccaccacgcccagctaatttttgtatttttagtagagacggggtttcccccatgttgtccaggctggtctcaaacttctgacctcaagtgatccgcccccctcggcctcccaaagtgctgagattacagatgtgagccaccgcgaccagcctcattggtcatttttaaaatgaattatttttttcaaaatcagcATGTGAGAAGAACCACCATATTGAGCGGCACATGGAGTGTTTGAGAAAGCGAAAGAACCTGGAGGAATGTAGAGATGAGTGAGCCCCAAGTCACAGGGACAGGATGTGGCTGGGAAAATGGGCATGTCCAGACCAAAGAGAGGTGCCTGGATCTGATTCTATCTGAAGATAAACAGGGGAAgggctctaagaaaaaaaattcatcttacGATGAGATATTAAATGACAATTTTTGAATACAGTTTAAAAACTGTGGAAAGTACAATGGTCATGGTTGTGCCTTTGCAAATCGCCAGTCCCTGGGGTCAGGAAGGGAGCAGGCAGCAGTGGCATGGACAGGCTGAGGCCGGCCTCAGGGAGCCacggaggggagag contains:
- the LAIR1 gene encoding leukocyte-associated immunoglobulin-like receptor 1 isoform X6, translated to MSPHPTALLGLVLCLAQTIHTQEGALPRPSISAEPGTVIPQGSHVTFVCRGPVGVQTFRLERESRSTYNDTEDVSQASPSESEARFRIDSVSEGNAGLYRCIYYKPPKWSEQSDYLELLVKETSGGPDSPDTEPGSSAGTVPGTEVSGFDAP